Proteins co-encoded in one Maylandia zebra isolate NMK-2024a linkage group LG16, Mzebra_GT3a, whole genome shotgun sequence genomic window:
- the LOC143413014 gene encoding uncharacterized protein LOC143413014 translates to MFHQFYVPPNMRNYLRFLWWKGGQLETEPQEYRMAVHLFGAGSSPGCANFGLKYLAQQCEADYPSAAAFIENNFYIDDGLTSVPSVTEATDLIINAQQQRGVAPSERAGTTGPLNLSLDSTAEGHVLGIQWSIESDTFSFNIDKRDQPLTRRGILSAVSSLYDPLGLVAPFILSGKCILQELCCMGIGWDDQLPDSLHAQWEQWKRNLHKLKEIAIPRCYHPPDFGNIVRVELHHFSDASNIGYGACSYLRYMNGKDEVHCSLVLAKARVAPTKLMSIPRLELSAAVISARLSVMLKTELGMQIDEEFFWTDSQVVLAYISNEARRFHVFVANRVQLIRETTDPAQWHYVDTAENPADHALRGLCAGDILSTNWLSGPKFLWKPEIHPTLHFSPDLLVCDPEVKSVKTFATHANEQNDILNCLSRFSSWTTLITVVARIKRLGMKSDRVSSIVTVEERRKACELVISLVQRQAFCKT, encoded by the coding sequence atgttccaTCAGTTCTATGTTCCACCCAACATGCGGAACTACCTGAGGTTCCTATGGTGGAAGGGCGGTCAGCTGGAAACAGAACCCCAAGAGTACAGAATGGCGGTGCACCTTTTCGGTGCTGGTTCCTCTCCAGGGTGTGCCAATTTCGGCCTTAAATATCTTGCACAGCAATGCGAAGCCGATTATCCTTCGGCTGCTGCTTTCATTGAAAATAACTTTTACATTGATGATGGACTGACTAGCGTCCCATCAGTCACAGAAGCTACAGACCTGATTATCAATGCACAGCAGCAACGTGGTGTTGCGCCTTCAGAAAGGGCAGGAACCACTGGACCTCTCAACCTTAGCCTGGATTCAACAGCGGAGGGTCACGTACTTGGCATTCAGTGGTCAATAGAAAGTGACACCTTCAGCTTCAACATTGACAAAAGGGACCAACCCTTAACTCGTCGTGGTATCCTGTCCGCTGTCTCCTCCCTCTACGACCCTCTTGGTCTTGTAGCTCCCTTTATCCTGAGTGGTAAATGTATTCTCCAGGAGCTGTGTTGCATGGGCATAGGTTGGGATGATCAGCTTCCCGATAGCCTACATGCACAGTGGGAGCAATGGAAAAGGAATCTACACAAGCTAAAGGAAATAGCGATACCCAGATGCTACCATCCTCCAGACTTTGGCAACATAGTGAGGGTGGAACTGCATCACTTTTCAGATGCCAGTAACATAGGTTATGGTGCATGTTCCTACCTCAGATACATGAATGGAAAGGATGAAGTACACTGTAGCCTTGTGTTAGCCAAAGCAAGAGTTGCACCAACAAAGCTCATGAGCATCCCAAGGCTGGAGCTTTCGGCTGCAGTAATCTCCGCAAGGCTAAGCGTCATGTTAAAAACAGAGCTCGGCATGCAGATTGACGAGGAATTCTTTTGGACTGATTCCCAAGTTGTATTGGCCTACATCAGCAATGAGGCACGGCGATTCCATGTGTTTGTCGCAAATCGTGTTCAGCTAATCCGAGAAACCACAGATCCTGCTCAGTGGCACTATGTGGATACGGCAGAAAACCCAGCTGACCACGCTTTGAGAGGTCTATGTGCAGGGGACATTCTGTCAACGAACTGGTTATCGGGTCCTAAATTTCTATGGAAACCTGAGATACACCCAACACTACATTTTTCACCAGATTTGCTAGTCTGTGACCCTGAAGTTAAATCGGTGAAAACCTTTGCCACCCATGCAAATGAGCAAAATGACATTCTGAACTGTCTAAGCCGCTTTTCCAGCTGGACAACGCTCATTACAGTAGTTGCAAGAATTAAGAGACTAGGCATGAAGTCAGATCGTGTCAGCAGCATTGTGACGGTAGAGGAAAGGAGAAAAGCTTGTGAGCTAGTAATCAGTCTGGTTCAGCGACAAGCCTTTTGCAAGACATAA